In Colias croceus chromosome 19, ilColCroc2.1, the following are encoded in one genomic region:
- the LOC123700128 gene encoding protein D2-like isoform X2, producing the protein MVNFRVFARAMSTVAKSFEANAVVPDVVPKAPSALITVKYPSGVEVKEGNVLTPTNVKDVPSVSWEASADSFYTLAMTDPDAPSRKEPKFREWHHWLVGNIPGQNVASGETLSAYIGSGPPEGTGLHRYVFLVYKQPGKLSFDEPRLPNTSGDKRGGFSIAKFAEKYKLGDPIAGNFYQAEYDDYVPILYKQLGA; encoded by the exons ATGGTCAATTTTAGGGTGTTTGCAAGAGCGATGTCGACTGTAGCGAAGAGCTTCGAGGCGAACGCCGTGGTGCCTGATGTGGTGCCGAAAGCGCCCAGTGCTTTGATCACG GTAAAATACCCCAGCGGTGTGGAAGTCAAGGAGGGCAATGTGCTGACTCCGACCAACGTGAAGGATGTGCCCTCTGTCAGCTGGGAGGCCAGCGCTGATAGCTTCTACACTCTGGCTATGACTG ACCCGGACGCGCCATCGCGCAAAGAGCCCAAATTCCGGGAATGGCACCACTGGCTTGTAGGCAACATTCCCGGACAGAACGTAGCGAGTGGTGAGACTCTGTCCGCGTACATCGGTTCTGGACCTCCGGAGGGCACCGGGCTGCATAGATACGTGTTCCTCGTGTACAAGCAGCCGGGGAAACTGAGCTTCGATGAACCGAGGTTGCCTAATAC ttCTGGCGACAAACGCGGAGGTTTCTCCATTGCAAAATTCGCGGAAAAGTACAAGCTCGGAGACCCGATTGCTGGAAACTTCTATCAAGCGGAATATGACGATTATGTTCCCATTCTATATAAACAACTTGGAGCTTGA
- the LOC123700128 gene encoding protein D2-like isoform X3 gives MSTVAKSFEANAVVPDVVPKAPSALITVKYPSGVEVKEGNVLTPTNVKDVPSVSWEASADSFYTLAMTDPDAPSRKEPKFREWHHWLVGNIPGQNVASGETLSAYIGSGPPEGTGLHRYVFLVYKQPGKLSFDEPRLPNTSGDKRGGFSIAKFAEKYKLGDPIAGNFYQAEYDDYVPILYKQLGA, from the exons ATGTCGACTGTAGCGAAGAGCTTCGAGGCGAACGCCGTGGTGCCTGATGTGGTGCCGAAAGCGCCCAGTGCTTTGATCACG GTAAAATACCCCAGCGGTGTGGAAGTCAAGGAGGGCAATGTGCTGACTCCGACCAACGTGAAGGATGTGCCCTCTGTCAGCTGGGAGGCCAGCGCTGATAGCTTCTACACTCTGGCTATGACTG ACCCGGACGCGCCATCGCGCAAAGAGCCCAAATTCCGGGAATGGCACCACTGGCTTGTAGGCAACATTCCCGGACAGAACGTAGCGAGTGGTGAGACTCTGTCCGCGTACATCGGTTCTGGACCTCCGGAGGGCACCGGGCTGCATAGATACGTGTTCCTCGTGTACAAGCAGCCGGGGAAACTGAGCTTCGATGAACCGAGGTTGCCTAATAC ttCTGGCGACAAACGCGGAGGTTTCTCCATTGCAAAATTCGCGGAAAAGTACAAGCTCGGAGACCCGATTGCTGGAAACTTCTATCAAGCGGAATATGACGATTATGTTCCCATTCTATATAAACAACTTGGAGCTTGA
- the LOC123700128 gene encoding protein D2-like isoform X1: MGRTLRFAILLLIADSTMVNFRVFARAMSTVAKSFEANAVVPDVVPKAPSALITVKYPSGVEVKEGNVLTPTNVKDVPSVSWEASADSFYTLAMTDPDAPSRKEPKFREWHHWLVGNIPGQNVASGETLSAYIGSGPPEGTGLHRYVFLVYKQPGKLSFDEPRLPNTSGDKRGGFSIAKFAEKYKLGDPIAGNFYQAEYDDYVPILYKQLGA; encoded by the exons ATGGGACGAACATTGAGATTTGCGATTCTTTTGTTAATAGCAGACAGCACTATGGTCAATTTTAGGGTGTTTGCAAGAGCGATGTCGACTGTAGCGAAGAGCTTCGAGGCGAACGCCGTGGTGCCTGATGTGGTGCCGAAAGCGCCCAGTGCTTTGATCACG GTAAAATACCCCAGCGGTGTGGAAGTCAAGGAGGGCAATGTGCTGACTCCGACCAACGTGAAGGATGTGCCCTCTGTCAGCTGGGAGGCCAGCGCTGATAGCTTCTACACTCTGGCTATGACTG ACCCGGACGCGCCATCGCGCAAAGAGCCCAAATTCCGGGAATGGCACCACTGGCTTGTAGGCAACATTCCCGGACAGAACGTAGCGAGTGGTGAGACTCTGTCCGCGTACATCGGTTCTGGACCTCCGGAGGGCACCGGGCTGCATAGATACGTGTTCCTCGTGTACAAGCAGCCGGGGAAACTGAGCTTCGATGAACCGAGGTTGCCTAATAC ttCTGGCGACAAACGCGGAGGTTTCTCCATTGCAAAATTCGCGGAAAAGTACAAGCTCGGAGACCCGATTGCTGGAAACTTCTATCAAGCGGAATATGACGATTATGTTCCCATTCTATATAAACAACTTGGAGCTTGA